The Natronoarchaeum mannanilyticum genome includes the window GTCGTCGAGGCGCTCGTTCATCGGGTCGGTGTCGAGCAGCGGCGTCAGCACGCGGATCCGGTCGGCGGCCTGCCGGGTGACCGCGTACGCCTGGATCAGGTCCAGCAGCTCGCGGTAGACGTCGCGAGCGTCGCCGGTCGCGAGCACGTCCATCCCCTCGCCGCCGTTGGCTCGCCGCAGGATCCGAGTCGCGCGGCCACGCGAGAGCCCGGCCTCGGTCAGCGCGCGGACGTCGCCGCTCTCGATCGCCGCCACGGCGTCCTCGACGCCGATCGACGCCGTCAGCCGCTCGCGGGTCTTCGGGCCGACGCCCCAGTACTCCTCCAGTCGCATACCGTGTGAGTCCCACCCGCGGGCTATCAGTGCTGTGGTCCGGTCGCGGTCGCGTCGACGTCCTGCCGAGCCGCGATCGGAATCCCGGAGCGCGCCGGGCCCCGCGTTTACGGAGTCCGCTGTGGTACTCGGGCGCGATGGCGGAGGGGACCGAGGCCGGAACGGACGTCACCGACTGGCTCACGCTGTACGGCAGCCGGTACGCCGTCGCGGCGCTGGTGCTGGTCGTCGTCGCGGCCGTCGTCGCGACGCTCGTCGTCGCGGGCGTCGTTCCGCCGACGAACGCCGACGCGATGCTCTACCTGTTCAGCGCGTTCGTCGGCGGCAACTTCACGCTGATCACGGTCGTGCTCTCGATCAACCAGCTGGTGCTGTCCCAGCAGCTGCAGGCGCCCGACGAGATCCGCTCGGAGATCGAGGCGACGATCGAGTACCGGCGGGACGTCGAGGACGTGACCGGGGTCGACGTCCTGCCGGTCGTTCCCAGAGCCTTTCTCCGCCAGCTCCTCGAGAGCACGCGCCAGCACGCCCAGGCGCTGGGCGGACTGGTCGCGAGGACCGGGCGGCCGGACCTCGAACGCGACGTCGACGACGTGGTCGAGGCGGTCACCGCGAGCGCGGACCGTGCGGACGAACTGCTTCGGGGAGAATCGGGAGACAAGGAGATCGAGAGCGGCCGGCGCGGCGCCGACGATCCATCGGGAATGGGCATCTTCGCGGTGCTTGCGGTGCTTCTGAGCACGAACTACGCGGGCCAGCTTCGGGACGCCGCGCGCATCCGCGCCGAGCACGGCGAGGCGCTGCGGGAGCCGGAGTCGGTCGCGATCGACGAGCTGACCGACGCGCTCCGCGGGCTCGACGTCGCGCGCCAGTACTTCCGGACGATCTACGTTCAGGAGGAGCTCGCCCGACTTTCGAGGATACTGCTGTACGTCGGCATCCCCGCGATCGTCGCCGCCGGGCTGTTGCTTCCCGTCTACCGGCCACCCGGGGGTCCGACCGTCCCGCGCTGGGCGATCGGTCCGCTGTTCACGCTCGGCGTCGTCGTCTCGCTCGCGCCGATCGCGATGCTGTTCGCCTTCGTCCTCCGGCTCACGGTGGTCTCCCAGCGGACCGTCGCCGTGACGCCGTTCACGACGCCGCGCCAGGAACATCCCGGCGAGGCCGCTCAGGGCGAGTCCGACGCCGACGAGCAGGACGCGAGCGGCGAGAGCGAGGACGGAACCGAGAGCTCGTCCGACTCCCGGGACCGATCCGAAGTGCCGGGCGAGGAGTGACCGCCGCGGCGGCGCGACGTCGCTCGGCCTACGCCTCGGCGGCGTACGTCCGGTCGACGAACTCGACGATGTTGTCGGACTCGGACATCGTGACGCCACGGTCCTCGTCGACCAGCACCGGGACGCCCCGCTGGCCCGACACGCGCTTTACCTCGTTGCGGTCGGAGTGCATCGCGTCGACCCAGATCGTCTCGTAGTCGACGCCGACCTCGTCGAGGCGGTCGGCGACTTTCTCGCAGAACGGACAGCCGTCGAGCTGGTACAGCGTGACGCTCATGCCCACGAGTTGGGGCCACCGTCACTAATCGTTCACGGACGGGCAGCGGCGTCGGGACGCCGATGCGAAGGCGGCGTCGGGACGCCGACGCGAAAGCGGCGCCGCCGATCAGTCGAGCGTGAAGTTCCCGACTCGATCCAGCGCGTACCGGAACGACCACGCCGCGACGCCGAGCCAGCCCAGCAGGGCGACCCCGGCACCGGCGCGGACCGCAACGCCCGAGACGCCGACCGCGCCGGCGACCCACCCGGATCCGCCCGCGGAGATCAGCAGCCAGGCCAGCAGCGAGAACGGGAGCACCAGCAGCGAGTAGACGGCGAAGGCGGACTTGCTGGGGGCGGTCGCCTCGCGGTTGTTCATCACCTGCACCGTGCCGAAGCGCGGGAACGCGACGCCGATCCCCGTCGCGAGCAGGGTCGCACCGAGGACGCCGAGCGCGGTGACGACCGCGAGTCCCGCCGCCTCGACGATCCCGAGCGGGCCGAGAACGCCGACGAGCGCCGCCAGCACCGCGCCGGGAACCAGCGCGCAGAGCGCGCCCGCGGCGGCGTGACCGACGACGACGTGGCGGCCGCCGCGCGGGGCGCTCAGCGCGACCGGCATCGTCGCGCCCTGGTCGCCCAGCACGTTGAGGGTGAACGCCGAGCCGGCCGCCCAGACGACGAAGCCGGCGACGAGCCAGGGGACGTGGGCCGGGATCGCCCCCGAAACGTAGATCTCCTGGGCGAGCGGGAACGCGCCGAACAGCGGATAGGCGACGTACGCGAGCTGGATCGGCGCGCGGCGCGCCCGGAGCACGACGGTCCGCACGACCGAGCGGGTCGGCCGGCCGACGCCCGAGGGCAGCAGGTCGGCGACGCGATCGCTTGTCGAGGCGCCGGCGTCGGCGTCCGCGCTCGATTCGTCGTCGCCCTCGATCACGCCGTCGGCCAGCCAGTGGGCCTCGGCGACGCGTGCGCTCACGACGACCAGCGCGGGGACGACGCCGACGGTGAGCGCCGCGGCCGCCAGGATCCGCAGCGGCGCGACGCCGAGCGTCGGCACGTCGACGAGCAGGAGATCCGCGAACCAGCCGACCGGCACCGCGGCCATCAGCGGGAACGCGGCGGCCATGACGGCGCCGAGCGCGTCCGACATCAGCAGCCCGAAGTACGCGATCGCGGCGACGATCGTGATCGCGGTCTTGTTTCGGGCGATCGGCTCGACGGTCAGCAGCGCGTGGCGGAGCACGATCCCGACCAGAAAGCCCAGCGGGACCGCCCACGCGAGCACGGCCGCGACGACGACCGGGAGCGCGAGGACGGGCGCGACGGCGTGAGCGCCGACCGCGAACGCGCCCGCGAACAGAGCCAGCGGGATGCCGATCCACGTCCCGACCACGGCGGCCTCGGCGAGCAAAATCCCGACGACGGCGTCGAAGATCGGAACGGTGGTGAACAGTCCCGCGGGAGCGTCCGGATCGCCCCGGTAGTTGATCGTCCGGATCGCGACGAACGACGCCGCGCCGAGCCAGCCCATCGCGACGAGGCTGCGGACCCGCTCGGTCGCGACGAACTCGGCGACGTCGCCGCCCGTCCGGAGGTCGGCGCCCAGCCCGTGCAACAGCCCCACGAACAGCAGTATCGGGAACGCCATCATCAGCCCGACGAACCCCAGCACCGCGAGCTGGGTCCTCCGTTCGCTCATCTTGCGCCAGCCCCGTCGGAGCTCGGTCCGGGCGATCAGCCGGTGACGTCGGAACGCGGCCCCGTCGATCACGAAGGATCACCGTCCGCGCGTCGAACGTGTAATATCACGAACGTCTCTCGGGCGTGTGTTCGACGAGTCGGCCCTTGAAGTATGTGGTTTCGCCGCGGAACGCCGCGCCCGGTGGGGGATTCTATGCGACACCTGCGGTTAGGAAAGTAAATTCACGCGTACGGGAATTTATTTGTACGTGGGGTGCAGTACGGTACGATATGGAGCGGGACGAGCCATCGGGTGCCGACGAGTACGTCGAGGCCGAGATCCCGGGGGCGCTGTACGAGCGACTCGAGGCGCTGTTCCGGGAGTATCGGGGGTACGATCCGTCGTCGGTCCAGGAGTGTCTGAGCGTCGTCGCCGATCTCGCCGAGCGGCCCGACCGAGAGGCGACTCCGGCGGCTGCCGGCGAACGGCGGACGGGCTCGGACGCGACGCGGAACGCCGGCAGGACGC containing:
- a CDS encoding glutaredoxin, whose product is MSVTLYQLDGCPFCEKVADRLDEVGVDYETIWVDAMHSDRNEVKRVSGQRGVPVLVDEDRGVTMSESDNIVEFVDRTYAAEA